One window from the genome of Aptenodytes patagonicus chromosome 4, bAptPat1.pri.cur, whole genome shotgun sequence encodes:
- the KLF3 gene encoding Krueppel-like factor 3, whose protein sequence is MLMFDPVPIKQEAMEPVSVSYPSNYMDQMKPNKYSVIYSTPSMLHNKFYSNPEGLSNGIQMEPVDLTVNKRSSPPSTGSSPSPLKFQTVHRRTSPGLTMSSPSSPLSKFTPSPPGVQPISMPITIPPVMAAALSRHGLRSPGILPVIQPVVVQPVPFMYAPHLQQPIMVSTVLADEMETPSSMQVPVIESYEKPTLKKTIKVEPGSEPSKTDFYPEQMSPPVMTPLSPQQVMLQENHPSVIVQPGKRPLPVESPDTQRKRRIHRCDYEGCNKVYTKSSHLKAHRRTHTGEKPYKCTWEGCTWKFARSDELTRHFRKHTGIKPFQCPDCDRSFSRSDHLALHRKRHMLV, encoded by the exons ATGCTAATGTTTGACCCAGTCCCTATCAAGCAAGAAGCCATGGAGCCTGTTTCAGTG TCATACCCGTCCAATTACATGGACCAAATGAAGCCAAACAAATACAGCGTCATTTATTCTACACCAAGTATGTTGCACAATAAATTCTACTCAAACCCCGAAGGACTATCAAATGGAATCCAGATGGAGCCAGTAGACCTTACAGTGAACAAACGGAGCTCACCACCTTCAACTGGAAGTTCTCCTTCCCCCCTAAAATTTCAGACTGTGCATAGGAGAACTTCACCTGGATTGACTATGTCCTCACCCAGCTCACCTCTCAGTAAATTCACGCCGTCACCCCCAGGGGTACAGCCTATCTCCATGCCAATAACAATCCCACCTGTAATGGCTGCTGCTCTTTCACGCCACGGACTGAGAAGCCCTGGAATACTCCCGGTTATACAGCCTGTTGTGGTCCAGCCGGTTCCTTTTATGTATGCTCCCCATCTTCAGCAGCCCATCATGGTGTCCACAGTTCTTGCAGATGAGATGGAAACTCCAAGTAGCATGCAAG TGCCTGTCATTGAGTCTTACGAGAAGCctacactgaagaaaacaatcaAAGTAGAGCCAGGAAGTGAACCATCGAAGACTGACTTCTATCCTGAACAAATGTCACCTCCAGTGATGACCCCATTGTCTCCCCAGCAAGTAATGTTGCAAGA GAATCACCCTTCAGTTATAGTTCAGCCAGGAAAGAGACCTTTACCTGTGGAATCTCCGGACACGCAAAGAAAACGCAGAATACATCGATGTGATTATGAAGGCTGCAACAAAGTCTACACTAAAAGCTCCCATCTGAAAGCTCACAGAAGAACCCATACAG gtGAAAAACCGTACAAATGCACTTGGGAGGGATGCACGTGGAAGTTTGCTCGTTCTGATGAACTAACGCGGCATTTCCGCAAGCATACAGGAATCAAACCTTTTCAGTGCCCAGACTGTGACCGTAGCTTTTCACGTTCGGACCATCTGGCTCTTCACAGAAAACGCCACATGCTAGTCTGA